A single region of the Brachypodium distachyon strain Bd21 chromosome 3, Brachypodium_distachyon_v3.0, whole genome shotgun sequence genome encodes:
- the LOC100840449 gene encoding chaperone protein ClpD1, chloroplastic: MEVCCCSTSSSVLAGDRVGRRFAPPAARYWGAVGGGGGRAVVLAHPLRPAAARPAQAQPHARRVRRGGAVIRSVFERFTERAVKAVVLSQREAKGLGAGAVAPRHMLLGLVAEDRSAGGFLSSGISIERAREECRSIGAQDAGAPPPPPAGSGLETDVPFSGTCKRVFEVAVEFSKNMGCSFISPEHLALALFTLDDPTTNTLLRSLGADPSQLASVALARLQGELAKDGRDPAGASSFKVPEKSPAGAGRSAFTKSLSKKKEKGALDQFCLDLTTQASGGFIDPIIGREEEIERVVQIICRRTKNNPILLGEAGVGKTAIAEGLALRIANGDVPIYLVAKRIMSLDVGLLIAGAKERGELESRVTNLIREVREAGDVILFIDEVHNLIGSGTVGKSKGAGLDISNLLKPPLARGELQCIAATTLDEHRMHFEKDKALARRFQPVLVEEPSQEDAVKILLGLRENYETYHKCKFTLEAINAAVYLSARYIPDRQLPDKAIDLLDEAGSRARIESFQRKKEGQSSVLLKAPDEYWQEIKAVKAMHEVVLSNKTKYSPNENAQENDSSNTEKQCQEKAGSTSTSSPSVEEPVVVGTEEIARVASLWSGIPVQQLTADDKKILVGLDDELRKRVIGQDDAVVAISRAVKRSRVGLSDPDRPIATLLFCGPTGVGKTELTKALAASYFGSESAMLRLDMSEYMERHTVSKLIGSPPGYIGYGETGTLTEAVRRKPFTVVLLDEIEKAHPDIFNILLQIFEDGHLADSQGRRVSFKNTLIVMTSNVGSTSISSGRRSIGFSTDDTESSTYIAMKSLVMEELKGFFRPELLNRIDEMVVFRPLEKTQMLAILDIILQELKGRLLALGIGLEVSDAMKGLICQEGYDKSYGARPLRRAVTHLMEDVISEAILFGEYKPGDTILVDTDDEGKPCLSHLNKQIVQLSDPTRTF, translated from the exons ATGGAGgtgtgctgctgctccaccTCGTCTTCCGTCCTCGCCGGGGATCGCGTCGGCAGGAGGTTcgccccgccggcggcgcggtaCTGGGgcgcggtgggcggcggcggcgggagggcgGTGGTGCTGGCGCACCCGCTgcgcccggccgccgccaggccgGCGCAGGCTCAGCCCCACGCGCGTCGGGTGCGGCGCGGGGGCGCGGTGATCAGGTCCGTGTTCGAGCGGTTCACGGAGCGGGCCGTCAAGGCGGTGGTGCTGTCGCAGAGGGAGGCCAAGGGGCTCGGCGCGGGCGCCGTGGCGCCGCGCCACATGCTGCTGGGCCTCGTCGCGGAGGACCGCTCCGCTGGGGGGTTCCTCTCCTCCGGGATCAGCATCGAGCGCGCGCGCGAGGAGTGCCGCAGCATCGGCGCCCAGGACGCGggagcgcctccgccgccgccggcgggctcGGGGCTGGAGACGGACGTGCCCTTCTCCGGAACCTGCAAGCGTGTGTTCGAGGTGGCCGTGGAGTTCTCCAAGAACatgggctgcagcttcatcTCCCCGGAGCACCTCGCCCTCGCGCTCTTCACTCTCGACGATCCCACCACCAACACTCTACTCAGAAG CCTGGGAGCCGATCCGAGTCAGCTAGCATCAGTTGCACTTGCCCGACTTCAAGGGGAGCTTGCAAAAGATGGCAGAGATCCCGCAGGAGCCTCTTCTTTCAAAGTACCTGAGAAATCTCCTGCTGGAGCCGGAAGATCCGCCTTCACCAAATCCTTGAGTAAAAAGAAAG AGAAGGGTGCACTAGATCAATTTTGTTTAGATTTGACCACACAAGCTAGTGGAGGTTTCATTGACCCTATTATTGGCCGTGAGGAGGAGATTGAACGAGTAGTTCAGATAATATGCCGACGGACAAAGAACAATCCTATTCTTCTGGGTGAGGCGGGTGTTGGTAAAACTGCAATTGCTGAAGGGCTGGCTCTTCGAATTGCAAATGGAGATGTCCCCATTTACCTCGTG GCAAAGCGTATAATGTCACTGGACGTCGGTCTACTCATTGCTGGTGCCAAAGAAAGGGGCGAATTGGAGTCCAGGGTCACTAATTTAATTCGTGAAGTCCGTGAAGCAG GTGATGTTATTCTTTTCATTGACGAGGTTCACAATCTTATTGGATCCGGAACTGTTGGAAAGAGTAAGGGTGCTGGCCTTGACATTAGCAATTTGCTCAAGCCCCCACTTGCTAGAGGTGAATTGCAG TGCATTGCAGCTACAACTTTAGATGAACATAGAATGCATTTTGAGAAGGATAAGGCTTTGGCACGCAGGTTCCAGCCAGTTTTAGTAGAGGAGCCTAGCCAG GAAGATGCGGTGAAAATTTTGCTTGGTCTTCGTGAGAACTATGAAACTTATCATAAATGCAAGTTCACTTTAGAGGCCATCAATGCAGCAGTTTATTTGTCAGCAAGATATATCCCTGACAGACAGCTTCCCGATAAGGCTATTGATCTTCTTGATGAAGCTGGCAGTAGAGCTCGTATTGAATCATTtcaaaggaagaaagaagggCAGTCTTCTGTTCTTTTAAAGGCACCAGATGAATACTGGCAAGAGATAAAAGCTGTTAAGGCCATGCATGAAGTG GTGTTATCTAACAAGACAAAATATTCTCCAAATGAGAACGCTCAAGAGAATGATAGTAGTAACACCGAAAAACAATGTCAAGAGAAGGCTGGGTCAACATCTACCTCATCACCCTCAGTTGAGGA GCCAGTTGTAGTGGGAACAGAGGAAATTGCAAGGGTGGCCTCGCTATGGTCAGGTATACCAGTCCAGCAGCTGACTGCTGATGATAAAAAGATTTTAGTAGGACTAGATGATGAGCTCAGAAAGCGTGTCATTGGTCAAGATGATGCTGTTGTTGCAATATCACGAGCGGTGAAGAGATCACGTGTTGGCCTCAGTGACCCTGACAGACCTATTGCTACACTCCTTTTCTGTGGTCCAACAGGAGTTGGTAAAACCGAGCTTACCAAAGCTCTAGCAGCAAGTTACTTTGGATCG GAATCTGCTATGCTTAGATTAGACATGAGCGAATATATGGAGAGGCACACCGTGAGCAAGCTGATAGGCTCCCCTCCAGGGTACATTGGATATGGTGAAACTGGTACTTTGACAGAAGCAGTCAGGAGAAAACCATTCACCGTGGTACTACTTGATGAGATAGAGAAAGCTCACCCTGATATTTTCAACATTCTTCTCCAAATCTTCGAAGATGGACATCTGGCAGACTCACAG GGTCGCAGAGTTTCATTCAAGAATACATTGATTGTCATGACATCAAATGTTGGTTCTACGTCAATTTCGAGTGGACGGCGGAGCATAGGCTTCTCAACAGATGATACTGAATCAAGCACGTATATTGCAATGAAATCCCTCGTAATGGAAGAGCTCAAGGGATTTTTCCGCCCAGAATTGCTCAATAGAATTGATGAGATGGTTGTGTTCCGTCCTCTGGAGAAGACTCAG ATGCTAGCAATTCTTGATATCATCCTACAAGAACTGAAGGGTAGGCTGTTAGCCCTTGGGATAGGGCTAGAGGTGTCCGACGCAATGAAAGGCTTGATTTGCCAAGAAGGCTATGACAAGAGCTACGGTGCACGACCACTGAGGAGAGCAGTCACCCACCTGATGGAGGATGTCATCAGTGAAGCAATTCTGTTCGGTGAGTACAAGCCTGGCGACACGATATTGGTGGATACTGACGATGAAGGAAAGCCTTGCTTGAGCCATCTGAACAAGCAGATCGTTCAATTGTCTGACCCAACACGGACATTCTGA